CCTTCCTTTTATGGTCAACAGAAAGAAAATGCCTTGAGCAGCTTAGGGGACAAATTCGTTGAAAGTCTTAAGAACTATGGCCAAGAAGACTCATCAATCACTACCATATGGGATGAAACTATGACCAAGGTAAGACTAGCCCTCATGCATGTCGGCTGAGTTCAATCTAATAAATATTACAGTtctcatttttatgaattttagcTGGAATGCTGTGGATACAAAGGCTATGATGACTTCACAAATTCAGCTTCTGTAAAGAGGAACTCAAAATATCCCAAACCATGCTGTGGTAAAGATACAAATTCAACATGTGGAAAAAAAGAAGCTAAGAGCGAGGTACTACATCATTGTgccaaaaatacatcaaaaagatgatgaatacatattttaataaagctcTTTAATTCCTGCTATAGAACATGCATGGCTGCGTTCATGTGCTGTTTGATGAAAATATACCCATATCTGGAGCTTTGTCATTTCTGATCGGCATTCTAGAggtaataatatgtgacccttgAAATGCCCAAACTTTTAACAATTAGAAggacagaaatgtttttaatcatGCATCAGGAATGACGGATCTCACAGTGTTTTGAGAGAGCATTATTGATTCAGTTACTGCAGTATCATTTTCCTGAAGGCATCATACTCTAAATAATAATCGCTTCATGATGATGAgtatttataattcaatttcAACCCTGTTTTCCAGATTGTTGCCTTGTTTGTTTCGCTGAAAATCTACCGATGCTTGAGACGCTTACCTGATCTCCCAGACCCTTTTGAAAATAATCTGTGATAAACGACTATTTTTTATGAGTCTGTGAAAGTTCTTTGTGCTTTATTATTGCATTTGCCTTCAGTGCCTTCAGAAAATATTCCGATTTTTCTATGAGACATGATGTGTGagaacaaagaaaataaatatcaatataaattttttttattaaaaatatcatttacatttacaaatatcatTATCTAGAGAAATgtaacactttaatttttcaatgtctaacaaatataaaaaaatatgtgcATAGTGGCTCCTCGTTTCATTCAGTAAAACTGATGCTTCTTTTTTAATAACTTGACTTACTGATAGAACAATGTGATTTAATAACAATGATTAATAACCTTGATAATGAGGTTATTAAAGATTTCTGTGAGTAAATCCTGTTGTGGAATAATTAAAAGCTGGAAAACTGATTAATCAGAGTTCTTTCTGTTCCTATTGTAAGACTATAAACTGCAGCTTTGACTTCATTCTGTTGTAAACTATATAATATGAAGAATAACTGCATagctttatttgtttattaatatgtttctttttttgtattgcACTTATGGATCAAAAAGCACCAGAAGCCTTACATTGCTGCAATACTGCCCACATGAGGATCATTTCCATCATTACAGTTTGGATCACTATCAAACCTAATAATCATCTGAACGctattattcatattcataagAGCATCATATTAGttctttaaattattgttatatatattcaaattagattttttttgtcacGTTGCTATTTTATCTAGACATGCActtgatttattttcaagaaaCTAGAAAAACTAGATCGATTTCAGTGCTGATTATCATTGTTCTGTCATATGAttactttaaaaatacagtttaaaaatgtcaaataatctTCAGACAAGAGCATCCACACGTTCTGATTGaatgtattaatataaaataatataagcaCGATCATGTTTCTcaatgtgggaaaaaaaaaaatccaggtGTATTCGGTCACTGTTTGACCTTCCTTCCTGACCCTGTGACCTCTGACCCTAAACCTACACACTGACATTGAGTTTGACCATTAGAGGGCAGCAGCTGGGAATCTGCCAGCATCTGCTTTCTTTCTGAATTCTGTGGGAATGTGGAGACTTCAAGCGATGGGACAGTCAGTAAAGACACTGCTTCTGCTTTGCTGTTGGTTGGTTGTGCTTTTGGGGTCATGGCCTTTACCGGGTAACTGATAGGCTGAAAAGAGAAGAAGTCCGGTACAGAGCGGTTGGTGGCGCTTGAGGTGCATAAATGAGACTTGACTCGTCCCTGACCAAGAGGACTCCTCCTGCCTGCGGTCGTCTGCGCTGTGGGTGGTGGGATTTTTGGCACTTGTGGCTCTTTTTCCATCatcttctcatctttctcttcaCCTTGCGTGTGGAACTCGACCCCGGACAGTGGAGGACAGGTGCTGATGAGTCCTCCGCAGCTGCAGATGGTGCTCTGGGTGGTGTCCGGCCCGAGTCCAGACGGCATGGATCCAGCTGTGCCCGTGCTCCTCCCCACGCTCTTCTCTTCCTCATCCTCTGCGTCGGAGAAGGACGGGTCCGGGCTGACAGAGCGCGTCAAACGCTGCAGCTGGCCGGAGGTGCGCCGTAAGGCTCCGCCCATGAAGCCTGTGGGAGAGGGGGCAGAGCCCAGGAGCCGGTTAAAGAGGGCGAGGTTGTGATTCCGTGTCACAGATTCCTCCAGGTTTTCAGCAATCTCCTCCAGAGGCTGGAAATGCATGTCCTCTTTGGGAATTCTAGGGATTTgaaatgtccaaaaaaaaaaaggaagttatttatttattttccacttTAGCAATCATTTCAGAACATTAACATTGACATAAACCAGatgtgctgctgaatatttgtatatatatatatatatatatatatattatataatagttGATATTTTTCAGTATTCCTAGATGACTgtacagttcaaaagaacagcatttatttaaaaaataatatttttgttaccaTGTATAAGTCTTTACTGTTAATTGTGATTGAAATTATTcctttatttctatatatacactaccagtcaaaagtttttgaacagatgttcaatgttttttaacaaattctcatttattttgatacaaaatacagcaaaaaaaagtaatattgtgaaatattttgactatttaaaataactgctttctattttaatatattttaaaatgtaatttattcctgtgatcaaagctgaatttttagcatcattactctcagtcacatgatccatcagaaatcattctagcattctgatttgctgctcaaaaacatttattattattattattatcatcattattattatgttgaaaacaactgagtagattttttttttcaggtttctttgatgaatagaaaagttCAGAAAAACAGCGTTTATCTGAAATCTAAATCTTTTAAACGTcgttatcatcacttttgatcaatttaatgaatacttgctatataaaagtattaatttctataatttctttccccccaaaaaataaaataaaattatactgactccaagcttttgaatggtatagtgcagggatcctcaaatctggcccacgagatccagtttcctgcagagtttagcagtaaccctaatcaaacacacctgagcatgctaatcagtatcttcaggatcattagaaaatcacagacaggtgagtttgatcagggttggatctaaactctgcagcagattggccctccagggaaagatttgaggaaccttggtatagtgtataatattacaaatgattttatttcaaataaatgctgatctttggatctttctattcatcaaagtattctgaaaaatttactcaactattttaaatattgatgataataataataaataaaattcttgaacagcaaatcagcatattataatgatttctgaaggatcatgtgacactaaagcctggaggaatgatgctgaaaaatcagctttgatatcaggaataaattacattttaaaatattcaaatagataGCAGTTATattaacagtaaaaatatttcacaatattacttcttttgctgtattttggatcaaataaatgcaggcttggtgagcagaaaagaattctttaaaaaacattaaaaaatcgaattgttcaaaaacttttgactggtagtgtgtgtgtatgcgcgcacgttgaggacataaatttgtataatgacaagggtatgacaggtattacaaggagaaggtgacttcaggacattaccccatgtccccacttttcaaaacgcttataaatcacgcagaatggagtgtattgaaaatctga
The genomic region above belongs to Onychostoma macrolepis isolate SWU-2019 chromosome 01, ASM1243209v1, whole genome shotgun sequence and contains:
- the LOC131548544 gene encoding tetraspanin-1-like isoform X1: MKVKRCLKLVSTFYGLLTLAGGATAGFGIWSQINKKTSELLNTIDGTTLTMILSMGAPMLIALGCIFALMALIGFCGTLKKKSWMLLVFFVVVLIIFILQLIAAVFILLPNSVKENALSSLGDKFVESLKNYGQEDSSITTIWDETMTKLECCGYKGYDDFTNSASVKRNSKYPKPCCGKDTNSTCGKKEAKSENMHGCVHVLFDENIPISGALSFLIGILEIVALFVSLKIYRCLRRLPDLPDPFENNL